A single genomic interval of Daucus carota subsp. sativus chromosome 1, DH1 v3.0, whole genome shotgun sequence harbors:
- the LOC108216926 gene encoding uncharacterized protein LOC108216926, which translates to MNPNQNDEPVDEQIPDVPPGFQPQTNHVQMLVNLLQQEFKGTVNPVEAKIWLTEIEKTFEIVGVEENKKTIFAAFMLKGETNYWWEAKKKLEGSNVIPWARFTELFLEKYFPKHLENQMEIKFLELKQGNMSVAVYEAKFTELSRFAPYQVDTDEKKARRFQQGLKPWIQSRVVVFEITSYATLVHKACIVETSGKLAAKERNEKKRKTPHTYPKFEKKPWNFNNKKPFVKKEISPVENSQKPRSSQTANVLQGRTPFPECKTCGKKHPPPCHQESKTCYSCGKKGHYASSCKEKAVICFSCGKEGHMARDCPQSQKDGSTPKINTPLEGKTTKPTARTFNMTLNEAMVDNNVISGTLSVNSLNACVLIDSGASRSFISIQFMHKLGLEPIPLEETMSIEIANQEVITVDKICPNCEIAIQKQNFAIDLIPIKLGEFEVILGMDWLTKYDAQINCRKKRVSLKGNDGKRIIMRGQKQVKKFLTVMQAKRLLRQGCQAYLAHVVNVEKPSPKIEEIPVVKEYKEVFPEELPGLPPDRQIEFTIDLVPGTTPISKAPYRMAPAEMKELAT; encoded by the exons ATGAATCCAAACCAAAATGATGAACCAGTTGATGAGCAAATTCCTGATGTTCCACCTGGATTTCAACCTCAAACAAATCATGTTCAAATGCTTGTTAATCTTCTTCAACAAG AATTCAAAGGAACAGTAAATCCAGTCGAAGCCAAGATATGGCTGACGGAGATTGAGAAAACTTTTGAGATAGTTGGAGTAGAGGAAAATAAGAAAACTATATTTGCTGCTTTCATGCTTAAAGGTGAAACCAATTATTGGTGGGAAGCTAAGAAGAAGTTAGAAGGATCTAACGTGATACCATGGGCTAGGTTTACAGAGCTATTCCTAGAAAAATACTTCCCTAAGCACTTAGAAAATCAAATGGAGATTAAGTTTCTCGAGCTTAAGCAAGGTAATATGTCTGTTGCTGTATACGAAGCCAAATTCACTGAACTTTCAAGGTTTGCGCCGTATCAAGTCGATACAGATGAGAAGAAAGCAAGACGTTTCCAGCAAGGTTTGAAGCCTTGGATTCAAAGCAGAGTTGTTGTTTTCGAAATTACAAGTTATGCAACCTTAGTACACAAAGCGTGTATTGTTGAAACAAGTGGAAAATTGGCTGCCAAGGAAAGAaatgaaaagaagagaaaaaccCCACACACTTACCCAAAGTTTGAGAAGAAACCTTGGAACTTCAATAACAAGAAACCTTTTGTGAAAAAGGAGATATCACCAGTAGAGAATAGTCAGAAGCCCAGGTCTTCACAAACTGCAAATGTGCTACAAGGAAGAACCCCATTCCCCGAGTGTAAAACTTGTGGAAAGAAACACCCACCCCCATGCCATCAAGAATCTAAAACCTGCTATAGTTGTGGAAAGAAAGGTCACTACGCATCAAGCTGCAAGGAGAAGGCGGTCATATGTTTCAGTTGTGGAAAGGAAGGGCATATGGCAAGGGATTGTCCACAATCCCAGAAGGATGGTTCTACACCAAAGATTAATACACCACTTGAGGGCAAGACCACTAAGCCTACTGCTCGGACTTTCAATATGACTCTGAATGAAGCCATGGTTGATAACAACGTCATATCGGGTACACTTTCTGTAAACTCTTTGAATGCCTGTGTGTTAATTGATTCTGGAGCAAGTAGATCTTTTATATCTATTCAGTTCATGCATAAGTTGGGATTGGAGCCAATACCTTTAGAAGAAACGATGAGCATAGAAATAGCTAATCAAGAAGTAATCACCGTAGATAAAATCTGCCCAAATTGTGAGATAGCTATACAGAAACAAAATTTTGCAATAGATCTTATTCCTATAAAACTTGGAGAGTTTGAAGTAATTCTTGGGATGGATTGGTTGACTAAGTATGATGCTCAGATAAACTGTAGAAAGAAAAGAGTAAGTTTGAAGGGAAATGATGGAAAAAGGATAATAATGAGAGGGCAAAAGCAAGTTAAGAAGTTTTTGACAGTAATGCAAGCGAAAAGATTACTACGACAAGGATGTCAGGCATATCTAGCTCATGTAGTAAATGTAGAAAAGCCAAGTCCTAAAATTGAAGAAATTCCCGTCGTTAAGGAATATAAAGAGGTCTTCCCTGAGGAATTACCTGGATTACCACCTGATAGGCAAATAGAATTCACAATTGATCTTGTACCTGGTACAACACCTATATCTAAAGCACCTTATAGAATGGCACCTGCAGAAATGAAAGAATTAGCCACGTAG